The Caproicibacterium amylolyticum genome includes the window AGTACGGCAGAAAAGTGGCGCTTTCCGGCCGCAGCATGGTCAATGTAATGTCTATTGGCGTGGAAATGGGCTATCTCCATGTGCCGGAGGGCGTTCTGATTGATATTGACCTGATTAAAAAATATCCGAAAGATAAAATCGTTCTGATTACCACCGGCAGTCAGGGTGAACCAATGAGTGCACTTTCCCGCATGGCATTTGCCGACCACCGCAAGGTGGAAGTCGGTCCGGATGATTTCATCATCATTTCCGCGCGCCCGATTCCCGGCAATGAAAAAAGTGTCGGCAACGTCATTGATGAGTTGATGAAGCGCGGCTGCGAGGTGGAGTACGGCTCCATGTATGAAGTTCACGTTTCCGGCCATGCCTGTCAGGAGGAACTGAAACTGATGCAGGGGATTGTCAAGCCGAAATATTTTATTCCGGTGCATGGTGAGCAGAAAATGCTGCACCAGCACGCAAGGCTTGCTTACTCCATGGGCAAACGCCCGCAGGATGTCTGCATTGCGAATATCGGTGATGTCATTGAACTTTCGGAAGACCATATGAAGCGTCTGCCGGGTGCTGTGCCGGCAGGCAATGTGCTGGTGGACGGCCTCGGTGTTGGTGATGTCGGCAGTATTGTACTGCGTGACCGCAAGCATCTGGCGGAGGACGGCCTGATTGTGGTGGTCTGCACGATTTCTTCGGAGGACGGTCACGTCGTTTCCGGGCCGGACGTAGTTTCCCGCGGCTTTGTGTATGTGCGGGAAAGCGAAAATCTGATCGATGACGCAAAGGATCTTGTATTTTCCGTGCTGGAGCAGTGTGCCGACAACGGAATTCATGACTGGGGAACCCTAAAAACCAGTATTAAGGATTCTCTTTCTCACTTGCTGTATGACCGCACACGCCGCAGCCCCATGATTCTGCCGATTATCATGGAAGTGTAAGTATTCGGGTCAACATCAGAATCAATTTGCAGAAAGCAGAAAAAACGTGTATAATGTTTTCCAGCCAGTGCGGCATTCTTTTGGCAATGGCTGCATCGCTGTACTTTTAGAGATGCAAATGGAACAGACGATTTGTCTGGCAAAGATGAGGTAACCTGCTGTGAAAAAAAGAATTTGGTCTGCTTCGCCGGTATTTTTCATACTGTCGGGAGTTATGCTCCTGATGGCGTGTATTTCCTGGCATTACAGCCAAGCTGTGTTTGCGGTGGAGCTGAGCATTTCCGTAATTTCTGTGATTGTCATTGCAATTTCTGTGTCGCAGTTTAAAAGCTATGTGGCTGTTTCAGTGAAAGCGGCAAATCGCGTGCTGACAGCAGAGGAAACACAGTCACTGGAAAGTTTTACAATGCCGGTTGCGCTGGTGGGTGAGGCAGGGGAAATCATCTGGGTAAACCAGTCTTTCTTAAAGCGTGTTTCCTCACAGCATGAGGTGCGCGGAGAAAACGTGCAGCGCATGATTTATCCGAAAACGGTGGAGCAGATTGTTGCGGCATCCGGAACGGATGTTACCGTTGACGGCCGCCAGTATTCGGTTTTTGGTACACAGACTGAAAGCGGCACGGTTCTGTATTTTGTAGACGATACCTACTACAAAGAAGTGAACCGGGAATATACCGAAAGCCGGCCTGTGATCTGCCTTGCATTCTTTGACAACCGCGAGGAGCTTGCACGCGACACAAGCAGCAGTGAGGACAGCCGCATTGCTTCTGAAGTAGAAGATGCATTGTGCAAATGGGCACAGCAGATGGGCGGTTTTTCTAAGCGGCTTTCCGGCGGCCGTTATTTGATTATGACGGATGAGCACCATGTGCGGGAAGCAATGGAACGCCGCTTTGAAGTGCTCGACAAGGTGCGTGAAGTAAAAACCTCTGACAACCGCAGCGCAACCCTTTCCATGGGCATTGCCCGCGGTGCAGGCTCCCTGCAGGAAGCGGAAGCTTGGGCGCGTAAGGCGCTGGATATGGCGCTTGGGCGCGGCGGCGACCAGGTGGCGCTAAAACAGAAGGATGAAACCTACGAGTTCTTCGGCGGCCTTTCCAAAGGTGTCGAGAAACATGATAAAGTTCGTACCCGTGTTATTGCTGCAACGCTTTCTGACCACATCCGTCAAAGCGACGGTGTACTGATTATGGGTCACAAATTCGGTGACCTTGATTGTATCGGCGCAGCAGTTGGCATGTGGAGCGCTGCGACCAACGCTTTGCACCGGCCTGCAAAAATTGTTGTGAACCGTGAGCAGTGCATGGCACGCGCATTAATCGAGCATATGGAGCAGGCCGGCGAAAAAGATATTTTTATTTCGCCGGAAGAAGCACTGCCCATGCTGACTTCTCATTCGTTGCTGGTGGTTGTGGACACACACAACCCGGATGTGGTGGAAAGTTCGGAGCTGCTGGCTGAGGCGCAGCGCACAGTGGTGATTGACCATCACCGCATGATGGTGAAGCACATTGAGAATGCTTTGGTCTTTTACCATGAGCCTTACGCCAGTTCTGCTTCCGAACTGGTGGCGGAATTAGTGCAGTACATAGGTGATTCTGCACTGACCCGCCCGGATGCAGAAGCGTTGCTTGCAGGCATTATGCTTGACACCAAGAATTTTGTGCTGAAAACCGGTGTACGCACTTTTGAGGCTGCCGCTTATCTGCGCCGGCGTGGTGCGGATACGGTGGAGGTCAAGCGCCTTTTTGCCGACAACATCGAAACCTATAAGGCAAAGTACAAAATTGTTTCCAGTGCGCAGATTCACAATGGCTGTGCAATCACCTATGTAGAAAAAGAGTTTCCGGATATCCGGCTCAGCTGTGCACAGGCGGCGGATGAACTGCTTTCCATTCAGGGCGTCAAGGCTTCCTATGTGATTTTTCCATCCAGTGGAATGGTGAATATTTCCGCCAGAAGCATGGGTGATATGAACGTGCAGCTGGTTATGGAAGAGATGGGCGGCGGTG containing:
- a CDS encoding DHH family phosphoesterase; protein product: MKKRIWSASPVFFILSGVMLLMACISWHYSQAVFAVELSISVISVIVIAISVSQFKSYVAVSVKAANRVLTAEETQSLESFTMPVALVGEAGEIIWVNQSFLKRVSSQHEVRGENVQRMIYPKTVEQIVAASGTDVTVDGRQYSVFGTQTESGTVLYFVDDTYYKEVNREYTESRPVICLAFFDNREELARDTSSSEDSRIASEVEDALCKWAQQMGGFSKRLSGGRYLIMTDEHHVREAMERRFEVLDKVREVKTSDNRSATLSMGIARGAGSLQEAEAWARKALDMALGRGGDQVALKQKDETYEFFGGLSKGVEKHDKVRTRVIAATLSDHIRQSDGVLIMGHKFGDLDCIGAAVGMWSAATNALHRPAKIVVNREQCMARALIEHMEQAGEKDIFISPEEALPMLTSHSLLVVVDTHNPDVVESSELLAEAQRTVVIDHHRMMVKHIENALVFYHEPYASSASELVAELVQYIGDSALTRPDAEALLAGIMLDTKNFVLKTGVRTFEAAAYLRRRGADTVEVKRLFADNIETYKAKYKIVSSAQIHNGCAITYVEKEFPDIRLSCAQAADELLSIQGVKASYVIFPSSGMVNISARSMGDMNVQLVMEEMGGGGHLSMAGAQLSGMTVTQVRDKLVEVLSTGVGRPVKKG
- a CDS encoding ribonuclease J, with product MQQNRQQQPAAAKAPREAAAQQPAAALVPAAEDAAHAPQEQPHRRPRRPRQKREPAKPPIHIAFLGGLNEVGKNMTLFECQGDMFLLDCGMAFPDDDMLGIDLVLPDFTYVEKNADRIKGIVLTHGHEDHIGALPYLLKKVNLPLYGTPLTLGLVKGKLKEHGLLNKVKMNVVNPGDTIRFGCIGVEMIHVNHSIPDAVGVAIHSPAGTIVHTGDFKIDCTPVWGEMIDLGRFAQLGKEGVLALMADSTNAERPGFTKTEKMIANSFESMFRRAENKRIIVASFASNISRVQQIVDCAVKYGRKVALSGRSMVNVMSIGVEMGYLHVPEGVLIDIDLIKKYPKDKIVLITTGSQGEPMSALSRMAFADHRKVEVGPDDFIIISARPIPGNEKSVGNVIDELMKRGCEVEYGSMYEVHVSGHACQEELKLMQGIVKPKYFIPVHGEQKMLHQHARLAYSMGKRPQDVCIANIGDVIELSEDHMKRLPGAVPAGNVLVDGLGVGDVGSIVLRDRKHLAEDGLIVVVCTISSEDGHVVSGPDVVSRGFVYVRESENLIDDAKDLVFSVLEQCADNGIHDWGTLKTSIKDSLSHLLYDRTRRSPMILPIIMEV